The following coding sequences are from one Halobacteriovorax sp. JY17 window:
- a CDS encoding polymer-forming cytoskeletal protein yields MDNIISIEEQEFTLIGKKTRLNGVFNFSGLTHIAGDIEGDIHIRDKSLLTIEETSTIEGKIHCKDLKVFGKIKGEIISSGKVEIFPSGKLSGLIKSQNLVIHPGAMVNIDGHTTGS; encoded by the coding sequence ATGGACAATATAATATCAATTGAAGAGCAGGAATTTACTCTAATAGGAAAGAAGACAAGACTAAATGGCGTTTTTAACTTCAGCGGTCTTACTCACATTGCAGGAGATATTGAGGGTGATATCCACATCCGAGATAAATCACTTCTCACCATTGAAGAAACCTCAACTATTGAAGGCAAGATTCACTGTAAAGACCTTAAAGTCTTTGGAAAAATCAAAGGTGAAATAATCTCCTCTGGAAAAGTAGAAATCTTTCCTTCTGGAAAATTATCAGGACTTATTAAGTCACAAAACTTAGTGATTCACCCTGGAGCAATGGTAAATATTGATGGTCATACAACAGGAAGCTAG
- a CDS encoding pitrilysin family protein, whose product MYKTIILLLLLALMSCSHSGVQKTGSLGDSSNLKLNVKKFTLDNGLRLLVVENPQLPIYSYYTFFDVGGRYESAGTTGATHFLEHMMFKGAKKYGPHKFDTFIESNGGSTNAYTTFDSTVYYENLPSHTIETMIDMEADRLQYVLLEPKAFEKERAVVLEERKYRYENSPKGQLFLAMMQSVFKGTPYGGSVIGNELDVKNLKIDEMRKFFDKFYTPDNAIVVIVGDVDADKVYDMVKEKYGHIKPSKDLKEFKKKMDSDERYSHRARYKKEIKIYGQSPSPMFTVAYKGMRIGKEESFVLDILSSILGDGSSSYFNQKYVKNKKPLLSRISVANYTLKNNGVFFFSGELLKRTNLDKFKGQILRDIRKSCDEAITERTVQKTKNQYLVQYYGELQSNSGVASFIGLRENFYNDYSFYNKELEIYQSVTTEQVKKACHDIFDKNEYIFLSVWDKNPKGNK is encoded by the coding sequence ATGTATAAAACAATTATTCTCTTACTACTTCTGGCCCTTATGAGTTGTTCTCACTCAGGAGTTCAAAAAACAGGGAGCTTAGGTGATTCAAGTAATCTAAAGCTTAATGTGAAGAAGTTCACTTTGGACAATGGATTAAGACTACTCGTCGTTGAAAATCCACAGTTACCAATTTATTCCTATTACACTTTCTTTGATGTTGGTGGAAGGTATGAGTCTGCGGGAACTACTGGTGCGACACATTTTCTTGAACATATGATGTTTAAAGGAGCGAAGAAGTATGGGCCACATAAATTTGATACGTTCATTGAAAGCAACGGTGGATCGACCAATGCTTATACAACATTTGACTCAACTGTTTACTACGAGAATCTTCCAAGTCACACAATTGAGACGATGATTGATATGGAAGCAGATAGACTTCAGTACGTTCTCCTAGAGCCAAAGGCCTTTGAAAAAGAAAGGGCCGTTGTTTTAGAAGAGAGAAAGTACCGTTATGAAAATAGTCCTAAGGGGCAATTATTCTTAGCTATGATGCAGTCTGTATTTAAGGGAACCCCTTATGGTGGTTCTGTGATTGGAAACGAGTTAGATGTAAAGAATTTAAAAATTGATGAGATGAGAAAATTCTTTGATAAATTCTATACTCCAGATAATGCAATTGTCGTAATCGTCGGTGATGTTGATGCGGATAAAGTCTACGACATGGTTAAAGAGAAGTACGGGCATATTAAGCCATCAAAGGACTTGAAAGAGTTTAAGAAGAAAATGGATTCAGACGAGAGATATTCTCATAGAGCAAGGTATAAGAAGGAAATTAAAATTTACGGACAAAGTCCATCTCCAATGTTTACTGTTGCCTATAAGGGGATGAGAATTGGAAAGGAAGAGTCCTTCGTTCTCGATATTTTAAGCTCTATCTTAGGTGATGGGTCTAGTTCTTACTTTAATCAAAAGTATGTAAAGAATAAGAAGCCACTTCTTTCAAGAATTTCAGTCGCAAATTATACTCTAAAAAATAATGGGGTTTTCTTCTTCTCTGGGGAGCTCTTGAAGAGAACAAACCTAGACAAATTTAAAGGACAGATTTTAAGAGATATTAGAAAGTCTTGTGATGAAGCCATCACAGAGAGAACTGTTCAAAAAACAAAGAATCAATATCTTGTTCAATACTATGGAGAACTTCAGTCTAATAGTGGCGTTGCGAGTTTTATTGGGCTTCGTGAAAACTTTTACAATGACTACTCATTCTACAATAAGGAACTTGAAATTTATCAATCTGTAACGACTGAGCAAGTGAAGAAAGCTTGCCACGATATTTTTGATAAGAATGAATATATCTTCCTCTCTGTGTGGGACAAGAATCCAAAAGGAAATAAATAA
- a CDS encoding pitrilysin family protein: protein MKVRTLKLLLLICSFSLPGYSFGFGKDRIKKLNWNGIEVTWLEDNRFPTYQAMIHFADGSLSDHPKRLGETSMMFDLIDSGTRRYSQKDISDNLEYFGASWGAFVTHESTVFEVSGLAKDMSPTMKKICHLFRDASFTGKEMDKYKRALRNAARSVVNNHSLVASNSFRELSLAGTPYSYPVGGKIKDLNGIHTNDLKRKLSYFNTKVKKKVYITGPESILGLESIIEKDCGWKGAVENYERVLSYEPKKPSKSPEIYLVTVPKANQAQVRLGRFLNEGEFENQELNSLSSEFLGGGFTSKLMREIRVKRGLSYTASAFAGGQRQYGRSVISTFTKVKTVKELLEVVRNVLNDIKNNGIDEAELNKAKGALAGSFPFRFERSSAYLQQLMHLDDIHKSYESLYHFPNVVRAFKEEDVRKNLSSLFSWENQTIVIVGPKSLAKELKEFGKVKVVDYKTFF from the coding sequence ATGAAAGTAAGAACTTTAAAATTACTTCTCCTCATTTGTAGCTTTTCACTACCTGGTTACTCATTTGGTTTTGGAAAAGATAGAATTAAGAAGTTGAATTGGAATGGAATAGAAGTTACTTGGTTAGAGGACAATAGGTTTCCTACTTATCAAGCAATGATTCACTTTGCTGATGGTTCACTCTCTGATCACCCAAAGAGACTTGGTGAAACTTCTATGATGTTTGACCTTATTGACAGTGGGACTAGAAGATACTCTCAAAAAGATATTTCTGATAACCTAGAGTATTTTGGCGCCAGCTGGGGGGCTTTTGTTACTCATGAGTCTACGGTATTTGAAGTTTCAGGCTTAGCAAAAGATATGAGCCCAACTATGAAGAAAATTTGTCATCTCTTTAGAGATGCTAGCTTCACAGGTAAGGAAATGGATAAGTATAAGAGAGCTCTTAGAAATGCAGCTAGAAGTGTTGTAAATAATCACTCTCTAGTAGCTTCAAACTCATTTAGAGAGTTATCTCTTGCGGGAACTCCTTATAGTTATCCTGTTGGAGGGAAAATAAAAGATCTCAATGGCATTCATACAAACGACTTAAAAAGAAAGCTTTCTTATTTTAATACAAAAGTTAAAAAGAAAGTTTATATTACAGGTCCAGAGTCTATTCTTGGGCTTGAGAGTATTATCGAAAAAGATTGTGGTTGGAAGGGTGCTGTTGAAAATTATGAGAGAGTTCTCTCTTATGAGCCTAAGAAGCCAAGTAAATCTCCTGAGATCTACTTAGTCACTGTGCCTAAGGCCAACCAAGCACAGGTGAGGTTAGGGAGGTTTTTAAATGAAGGTGAATTTGAAAATCAAGAATTGAACTCTCTAAGTTCTGAGTTTTTAGGAGGTGGATTTACTTCGAAACTCATGAGAGAGATTAGAGTGAAGAGAGGTCTCTCTTATACTGCAAGTGCTTTTGCTGGTGGACAGAGGCAGTATGGACGTTCTGTAATTTCTACTTTTACCAAAGTTAAAACAGTTAAAGAACTCTTAGAAGTTGTGAGAAATGTTTTAAATGATATTAAAAATAATGGTATTGATGAAGCAGAACTTAATAAGGCGAAAGGGGCCCTCGCTGGAAGCTTCCCATTTCGTTTTGAGAGGAGTTCAGCTTATTTACAGCAGTTAATGCATCTTGATGATATTCATAAGAGTTATGAATCCCTATATCACTTTCCTAATGTTGTAAGAGCATTTAAAGAAGAGGACGTAAGAAAAAATCTAAGCTCTCTCTTTAGTTGGGAAAATCAAACGATTGTAATTGTTGGACCAAAGAGTTTGGCAAAAGAATTGAAAGAATTTGGGAAAGTTAAAGTTGTAGACTATAAGACATTCTTTTAA
- the ald gene encoding alanine dehydrogenase encodes MKIGVPREIKNNENRVGLVPGGVRQLIHDGHEVFVENNAGVGVGIENEEYIKAGAKILPTLEDVFAESTMIIKVKEPQAREIACLKPHHILYTYLHLAADPDQTKGLMESGSTSIAYETIQPDDGSLPLLTPMSEVAGRMATQVGAAYLQKDHGGKGILLGGVPGTRRAKVTVIGCGIAGTNAIKMAMGMGADVTAIDLSTKRLAELDDLFDNRITTLFSNIENIENSVITSDLVIGAVLIPGAKAPKLVTKAMISKMEKGSVVVDIAVDQGGCIETCKPTTHQDPTFEIDGVVHYCVANMPGAVARTSTFALTNVTLKYARMIASMGVEEAARMDSAFRKGINVYKGDLVYQQVALDLDLPYTELKL; translated from the coding sequence ATGAAAATTGGTGTTCCAAGAGAAATTAAAAATAATGAAAACAGAGTTGGACTTGTACCTGGTGGAGTAAGACAATTAATTCACGATGGTCACGAAGTTTTCGTCGAAAATAATGCTGGTGTTGGAGTAGGAATCGAAAACGAGGAATACATTAAAGCTGGTGCAAAAATTCTTCCTACATTAGAAGACGTCTTTGCTGAATCAACAATGATTATCAAAGTAAAAGAGCCACAAGCGAGAGAGATTGCTTGTTTAAAGCCTCATCATATTCTTTATACATATTTACACCTTGCTGCTGACCCAGATCAAACAAAAGGTTTAATGGAATCAGGTTCTACTTCAATTGCCTATGAAACAATTCAACCTGATGATGGATCACTTCCACTTCTAACTCCTATGTCTGAAGTTGCAGGAAGAATGGCCACTCAAGTTGGTGCTGCTTATCTTCAAAAAGATCACGGAGGAAAAGGTATTCTTCTAGGTGGTGTTCCTGGAACAAGAAGAGCAAAAGTAACTGTTATAGGTTGTGGTATCGCTGGAACAAATGCAATTAAGATGGCAATGGGAATGGGAGCTGATGTTACAGCAATCGACCTTTCAACTAAGAGACTAGCTGAGCTTGATGACTTATTTGATAATAGAATTACGACATTATTTTCAAATATCGAAAATATTGAAAATAGCGTTATCACATCTGACCTAGTAATTGGTGCGGTTCTAATTCCTGGAGCGAAAGCACCAAAGCTAGTAACGAAAGCAATGATTTCTAAAATGGAAAAAGGATCAGTAGTAGTAGATATCGCTGTTGATCAAGGTGGTTGTATTGAAACTTGTAAGCCAACGACTCACCAAGATCCTACTTTTGAAATTGATGGAGTTGTTCACTACTGTGTAGCGAATATGCCTGGAGCTGTAGCTAGAACATCTACTTTTGCACTTACTAACGTAACACTTAAGTACGCTAGAATGATTGCCTCAATGGGTGTTGAAGAAGCTGCAAGAATGGACTCTGCCTTTAGAAAAGGGATCAATGTTTACAAAGGTGACCTTGTCTATCAACAAGTAGCACTTGACCTTGACCTACCTTACACTGAATTAAAATTATAA
- a CDS encoding MBL fold metallo-hydrolase yields the protein MTQKKNKLTILGSGTSTGIPMVGCQCPVCLSPLKENKRLRTSVYLETAKGRSILIDTTTDLRFQLLHNKINKIDFAFITHDHADHTHGIDDLRPLTFPPNGSSIPIYTYKDCAAQLTAKYPYIFKAHESRPNIGGGIPRLSLEEVPEKGVMSIQGEEFEFLMLNHGYTQTLGIIHGKMAYIIDCHELSSEQIQLLKDRNLDLLILDCVTNHEHRTHLWQERSFDYISQIAPKECGLIHMNHALEHEKLKLDAQNTFSFPVYPTFDSQVLYY from the coding sequence ATGACACAGAAAAAGAATAAGCTCACAATTTTAGGTTCGGGAACAAGCACAGGAATTCCTATGGTTGGTTGCCAATGCCCTGTGTGCTTGTCGCCTCTAAAAGAGAATAAGAGACTGCGCACAAGTGTTTATCTAGAAACGGCCAAAGGTCGCTCTATACTTATCGATACCACTACAGATTTGAGATTTCAGCTCCTCCATAACAAAATAAATAAAATTGATTTCGCCTTTATTACCCACGATCACGCCGACCACACGCACGGAATAGACGATCTTAGACCTCTGACATTCCCCCCAAATGGAAGCTCAATTCCTATCTATACCTATAAAGACTGCGCCGCACAACTAACTGCGAAGTACCCCTACATCTTCAAGGCCCATGAAAGTAGGCCTAATATAGGAGGGGGAATCCCAAGATTAAGCTTAGAGGAAGTCCCAGAGAAGGGTGTTATGTCCATTCAGGGGGAGGAATTTGAATTTCTTATGCTCAACCACGGCTACACCCAAACGCTTGGAATCATTCATGGAAAGATGGCCTATATCATTGACTGCCACGAGCTTTCCTCGGAGCAAATTCAACTCCTAAAAGACAGGAATCTCGACCTACTTATTTTAGATTGTGTGACGAACCATGAGCATAGAACACACTTATGGCAAGAGCGCAGCTTCGACTATATTTCACAGATTGCTCCTAAAGAGTGCGGACTCATTCACATGAATCACGCTTTAGAGCACGAAAAGCTCAAACTAGACGCGCAAAATACCTTCTCTTTTCCGGTCTATCCGACCTTCGATTCCCAAGTCTTATATTATTAA